In Erpetoichthys calabaricus chromosome 4, fErpCal1.3, whole genome shotgun sequence, one genomic interval encodes:
- the si:ch211-214p13.7 gene encoding uncharacterized protein si:ch211-214p13.7 isoform X1, whose protein sequence is MGNCHQKINRKEKPAEKGEETFYADVKPLENTMPKEELLYATIDHGNPSKTDQPIKFEDDSCAYAQVTGPAAVTIKNSMDDCDYAQVTVPAAKTINNSMDDCDYAQVTVPAAKTINNSMDDCDYAQVTIPAVKTKNSLVEDCSDDYVLMG, encoded by the exons gaAGGAAAAACCTGCAGAAAAAG GAGAAGAAACATTCTATGCAGATGTAAAACCT CTGGAAAACACGATGCCCAAAGAAGAACTACTTTATGCTACAATTGATCATGGCAATCCTTCCAAAACTGACCAGCCAATCAAATTTGAAGATGATTCCTGTGCTTATGCTCAGGTCACAGGTCCAGCAGCAGTAACGATAAAGAACTCCATGGATGACTGTGATTATGCTCAGGTTACAGTGCCAGCAGCCAAAACAATAAACAACTCCATGGATGACTGTGATTATGCTCAGGTTACAGTGCCAGCAGCCAAAACAATAAACAACTCCATGGATGACTGTGATTATGCGCAAGTTACAATACcagcagtaaaaacaaaaaacagccttGTGGAAGACTGTAGTGATGACTATGTTCTAATGGgctaa
- the si:ch211-214p13.7 gene encoding uncharacterized protein si:ch211-214p13.7 isoform X2, whose protein sequence is MGNCHQKINRKEKPAEKGEETFYADVKPLENTMPKEELLYATIDHGNPSKTDQPIKFEDDSCAYAQVTVPAAKTINNSMDDCDYAQVTVPAAKTINNSMDDCDYAQVTIPAVKTKNSLVEDCSDDYVLMG, encoded by the exons gaAGGAAAAACCTGCAGAAAAAG GAGAAGAAACATTCTATGCAGATGTAAAACCT CTGGAAAACACGATGCCCAAAGAAGAACTACTTTATGCTACAATTGATCATGGCAATCCTTCCAAAACTGACCAGCCAATCAAATTTGAAGATGATTCCTGTGCTTATGCTCAGGTCACAG TGCCAGCAGCCAAAACAATAAACAACTCCATGGATGACTGTGATTATGCTCAGGTTACAGTGCCAGCAGCCAAAACAATAAACAACTCCATGGATGACTGTGATTATGCGCAAGTTACAATACcagcagtaaaaacaaaaaacagccttGTGGAAGACTGTAGTGATGACTATGTTCTAATGGgctaa
- the si:ch211-214p13.7 gene encoding uncharacterized protein si:ch211-214p13.7 isoform X3 produces MGNCHQKINRKEKPAEKGEETFYADVKPLENTMPKEELLYATIDHGNPSKTDQPIKFEDDSCAYAQVTVPAAKTINNSMDDCDYAQVTIPAVKTKNSLVEDCSDDYVLMG; encoded by the exons gaAGGAAAAACCTGCAGAAAAAG GAGAAGAAACATTCTATGCAGATGTAAAACCT CTGGAAAACACGATGCCCAAAGAAGAACTACTTTATGCTACAATTGATCATGGCAATCCTTCCAAAACTGACCAGCCAATCAAATTTGAAGATGATTCCTGTGCTTATGCTCAGGTCACAG TGCCAGCAGCCAAAACAATAAACAACTCCATGGATGACTGTGATTATGCGCAAGTTACAATACcagcagtaaaaacaaaaaacagccttGTGGAAGACTGTAGTGATGACTATGTTCTAATGGgctaa